One genomic window of Aquisalimonas sp. 2447 includes the following:
- the lysA gene encoding diaminopimelate decarboxylase, with protein sequence MTPFSDRNGSLHAEDVPLADIAAEHGTPAYVYSRGALEAHWRAYDRAFEGVDHLICYAVKANSNLAVLDTLARLGSGFDIVSGGELERVLRVGADPAKVVFSGVGKSRYEMAQALNAGVGCFNVESEAELERLDHVAGRLGHVARVSLRVNPDVDAGTHPYISTGLHENKFGIDVASAEALYRRHATFAHLRFTGVDFHIGSQLTRTAPFEDALERVLALLDRLEGSGVSLEHIDIGGGLGVCYDDETPPEPAEYASALLPHLRRRGLRVLVEPGRSIAANAGVLLTRVEYLKPTEARNFAIVDAAMNDLLRPSLYSAWQAIVPVQERSDTPAHRWDIVGPVCETGDFLGKDRQLALAPGDLLAVHSAGAYGFVMSSNYNTRGRPPELLVDGDQVHLARRRETVEDQLAPERTLPEASA encoded by the coding sequence ATGACCCCGTTCAGCGACCGGAACGGTTCCCTCCACGCCGAGGACGTGCCCCTGGCGGACATCGCCGCAGAGCACGGCACGCCGGCCTACGTGTACTCCCGTGGCGCACTGGAGGCGCACTGGCGCGCCTACGACCGGGCCTTCGAGGGCGTGGACCACCTGATCTGCTACGCGGTCAAGGCCAACAGCAATCTGGCGGTACTGGACACCCTGGCGCGACTGGGGTCGGGCTTTGACATCGTCTCCGGCGGCGAACTGGAGCGGGTGCTGCGCGTGGGCGCCGATCCCGCCAAGGTGGTGTTCTCCGGGGTCGGCAAGAGCCGCTATGAAATGGCGCAGGCCCTGAATGCCGGGGTTGGCTGTTTCAACGTGGAATCCGAGGCGGAGCTGGAGCGCCTGGACCACGTGGCCGGGCGACTCGGTCACGTGGCGCGGGTGTCCCTGCGGGTGAACCCCGACGTGGACGCGGGCACCCACCCCTACATCTCCACCGGCCTGCACGAGAACAAGTTCGGCATCGACGTCGCCTCCGCGGAGGCGCTGTACCGGCGCCATGCCACCTTCGCGCATCTGCGCTTCACCGGCGTGGACTTCCACATCGGCTCCCAGCTCACCCGCACAGCGCCCTTCGAGGACGCCCTGGAGCGGGTGCTGGCCCTGCTGGACCGGCTCGAGGGCAGCGGCGTCTCCCTGGAGCACATCGACATCGGTGGCGGCCTCGGCGTGTGCTACGACGACGAAACCCCGCCGGAGCCGGCGGAGTACGCCAGCGCCCTGCTGCCGCACCTGCGCCGGCGCGGCCTGCGGGTACTGGTGGAGCCGGGCCGCTCCATCGCCGCCAATGCGGGGGTACTGCTCACGCGGGTGGAATACTTGAAGCCCACGGAAGCGCGGAACTTCGCCATCGTCGACGCCGCCATGAACGACCTGCTGCGCCCGTCCCTCTATTCCGCCTGGCAGGCGATCGTGCCGGTGCAGGAGCGCAGCGACACACCAGCCCACAGATGGGACATTGTCGGTCCGGTCTGCGAAACCGGGGATTTCCTGGGCAAGGACCGACAGCTGGCCCTGGCACCCGGCGATCTGCTGGCGGTGCATTCCGCCGGCGCCTACGGCTTCGTCATGAGCTCCAACTACAACACCCGTGGGCGGCCGCCGGAACTGCTGGTAGACGGCGACCAGGTGCACCTGGCTCGCCGGCGGGAAACCGTGGAGGATCAGCTGGCCCCGGAGCGCACCCTGCCGGAGGCGTCGGCATGA
- a CDS encoding lipoprotein yields MRRIAFILLLTLLLAGCGQKGDLYLPEDEDDNASASPTPVSVPEKETA; encoded by the coding sequence ATGCGGCGAATCGCCTTTATTTTACTGCTGACCCTGTTGCTGGCCGGGTGCGGGCAGAAGGGTGATCTGTATCTGCCCGAAGACGAGGACGACAACGCCAGCGCCAGCCCGACGCCCGTGAGCGTGCCGGAGAAGGAGACTGCATGA
- a CDS encoding alpha/beta hydrolase codes for MSEEVLDCVEAGARDNAVASVIWLHGLGADGHDFEPIVPELRLPENLPVRFVFPHAPVRPVTLNGGMAMRAWYDIIALGGNAQQDEPGIRESEQHAHALIRRENDRGIPSGRIVLAGFSQGGAIALHTGVRYPEPLAGVMGLSTYLPLTESVSAERSSANSDTPMFMAHGTADPVLPMQMGQKSREFLEQLGYRVEWHDYPMEHAVCLEEIQAIGDWLQRVLA; via the coding sequence ATGAGCGAGGAAGTGCTGGATTGTGTCGAGGCGGGGGCGCGGGACAACGCCGTGGCCAGCGTCATCTGGCTGCACGGCCTGGGGGCCGACGGCCACGACTTCGAGCCCATTGTTCCCGAGCTGCGCCTGCCCGAAAACCTGCCCGTGCGCTTCGTCTTCCCGCACGCGCCGGTGCGACCGGTGACCCTCAACGGCGGCATGGCCATGCGGGCCTGGTACGACATCATCGCCCTGGGCGGCAATGCGCAGCAGGATGAGCCGGGGATTCGCGAGTCCGAGCAGCATGCCCATGCGCTGATCCGCCGTGAGAACGACCGCGGCATTCCCAGTGGCCGTATCGTTCTGGCCGGCTTCTCCCAGGGCGGCGCCATCGCCCTGCACACCGGCGTGCGCTATCCGGAGCCCCTGGCCGGGGTCATGGGCCTGTCCACCTATCTGCCACTTACCGAATCCGTCTCCGCGGAGCGAAGCAGCGCCAACAGTGACACGCCGATGTTCATGGCCCACGGCACCGCCGACCCGGTGCTGCCCATGCAGATGGGCCAGAAGTCCCGGGAATTCCTGGAGCAGCTGGGCTACCGCGTGGAGTGGCACGACTACCCCATGGAACACGCGGTGTGCCTGGAGGAGATCCAGGCCATCGGCGACTGGCTGCAGCGGGTGCTGGCGTAG
- the argH gene encoding argininosuccinate lyase yields the protein MSDNNSSQQLWTGRFTEATDAFVEAFTASEHFDRRLYRQDIRGSIAHARMLAAGGVLTEADRDAIVQGLREIEAEIDGGEFQWSPALEDVHMNIEKRLTDRIGEAGKKLHTGRSRNDQIATDIRLYLREAIDAVCAELMRFQRGLVELADREADTIMPGFTHLQVAQPLSFGHHLLAWYEMLVRDQARMEDCRRRLNVMPLGSAALAGTSYPIDRDMTCAELDFDRPSDNSLDSVSDRDFAMEFTAAAAILLTHTSRMAEEMILWTSPMFDFVDLPDRFCTGSSIMPQKKNPDVAEIVRGKTARVNGHLVGLLTLMKSQPLAYNRDNQEDKEPLFDTVDTVLDCLRAFADMVPAMAPKRDNMFAAAKKGFSTATDLADYLVRQGVAFRDAHAIVGAAVRHGVDNGVDLADMDLATLQGFSDTIGDDVYEVLTLEGSLAARNHIGGTAPAQVRAQVKKARERLNQA from the coding sequence ATGAGCGATAACAACTCCAGCCAGCAACTCTGGACCGGCCGCTTCACCGAAGCGACTGACGCCTTCGTCGAGGCTTTCACCGCCTCGGAGCACTTCGACCGGCGGCTGTACCGACAGGACATCCGGGGCTCCATTGCCCATGCGCGCATGCTCGCCGCCGGGGGGGTGCTCACCGAGGCGGACCGCGATGCCATCGTCCAAGGGCTGCGGGAGATCGAGGCGGAGATCGATGGCGGCGAGTTCCAGTGGTCACCAGCCCTGGAAGATGTGCACATGAACATCGAAAAGCGCCTCACCGATCGCATCGGCGAGGCGGGCAAGAAGCTGCATACCGGGCGCTCGCGCAACGATCAGATCGCCACCGATATCCGGCTTTACCTGCGCGAGGCGATCGATGCCGTCTGCGCGGAGCTCATGCGCTTCCAGCGGGGGCTGGTGGAGCTCGCCGACCGCGAGGCGGACACCATCATGCCCGGGTTCACCCACCTGCAGGTGGCCCAGCCGCTGAGTTTCGGCCACCACCTGCTGGCCTGGTACGAGATGCTGGTGCGGGACCAGGCGCGCATGGAAGACTGCCGGCGGCGGCTGAACGTCATGCCCCTGGGGTCGGCGGCCCTGGCGGGAACCAGTTACCCCATCGACCGCGACATGACCTGCGCGGAGCTCGACTTTGACCGCCCCAGCGACAACTCGCTGGATTCAGTGTCGGATCGCGACTTCGCCATGGAGTTCACGGCGGCGGCGGCGATTCTGCTGACCCACACCTCGCGCATGGCCGAGGAGATGATCCTCTGGACCTCGCCCATGTTCGACTTCGTCGACCTGCCGGACCGCTTCTGTACCGGCTCCAGCATCATGCCGCAGAAGAAGAACCCGGACGTGGCGGAGATCGTGCGCGGCAAGACCGCCCGGGTGAACGGCCACCTGGTGGGTCTGCTGACGCTGATGAAGTCCCAGCCGCTGGCCTACAACCGGGACAACCAGGAGGACAAGGAGCCGCTGTTCGATACCGTGGACACGGTGCTGGACTGTCTGCGCGCCTTCGCCGACATGGTGCCGGCCATGGCGCCCAAACGGGACAACATGTTCGCCGCGGCCAAGAAGGGGTTTTCCACCGCGACGGACCTGGCCGACTACCTGGTGCGCCAGGGCGTGGCCTTCCGCGACGCCCACGCCATCGTCGGCGCCGCCGTCCGCCACGGGGTGGACAACGGCGTGGACCTGGCCGACATGGATCTGGCCACCCTGCAGGGCTTCTCCGACACCATCGGTGACGACGTCTACGAGGTGCTCACCCTGGAAGGCTCCCTGGCCGCCCGCAACCACATCGGCGGCACCGCCCCGGCGCAGGTGCGGGCGCAGGTCAAGAAGGCACGCGAGCGCCTGAACCAGGCGTAG
- a CDS encoding sensor histidine kinase, with amino-acid sequence MDNNQRTDTPVDTGFLPDFCNLRTILVVVVIAELLVFVLVLAQPPGVDRWHALSLYTLYVQWIALGCTVALCLSRGWLARMRPQKAGMIAWLMVLAITAAVAWLAWSLVLTAGGDHPAGFILRSLGIAALVSALALRYFYLQQDWRRRVEGASAARVQALQARIRPHFLFNSLNTIASMIRARPEQAETAVEDLADLFRASLESGDRLARLDDEIQLAEGYLHMEELRLGERLVVEWQIDALPGDAALPPLTLQPLLENAVYHGIEPRRDGGTIRILGQCQEHTLMICVDNPLPAPGRDGASQGGLGMAQANVAERLRHAFGTTAELLTATDAERYRVCLHLPYRPVGAGTQGGSDGESDAHPHRR; translated from the coding sequence ATGGACAACAACCAACGAACTGACACGCCGGTCGACACCGGCTTCCTGCCGGACTTCTGCAACCTGCGCACCATCCTGGTGGTGGTGGTGATCGCCGAGTTGCTGGTGTTCGTGCTGGTGCTTGCCCAGCCCCCCGGAGTTGATCGCTGGCATGCGCTGAGTCTGTATACCCTCTACGTCCAGTGGATCGCCCTCGGCTGCACCGTGGCTCTGTGCCTCAGCCGTGGCTGGCTTGCCCGCATGCGTCCCCAAAAGGCCGGCATGATCGCCTGGCTGATGGTGCTCGCCATCACCGCTGCCGTCGCCTGGCTTGCATGGAGCCTGGTGCTCACCGCGGGCGGCGATCACCCCGCGGGCTTCATCCTCCGCAGCCTGGGCATTGCCGCACTGGTGTCCGCCCTGGCCCTACGCTACTTCTACCTGCAACAGGACTGGCGGCGGCGCGTCGAAGGCGCCTCCGCCGCCCGCGTGCAGGCCCTGCAGGCGCGCATTCGCCCCCACTTCCTGTTCAACAGCCTCAACACCATCGCGTCCATGATCCGTGCCCGACCCGAGCAGGCCGAAACCGCCGTGGAAGACCTGGCCGACCTGTTCCGCGCCAGCCTCGAATCCGGTGACCGTCTGGCGAGACTGGATGACGAGATCCAGCTGGCGGAAGGGTACCTGCACATGGAGGAGCTCCGCCTGGGGGAACGCCTGGTGGTGGAGTGGCAGATTGACGCACTGCCCGGCGACGCCGCGCTGCCGCCGCTGACCCTGCAGCCGCTGCTGGAGAACGCCGTCTACCATGGCATCGAGCCCCGCCGGGATGGCGGTACCATCCGTATCCTGGGCCAGTGCCAGGAGCACACCCTGATGATCTGCGTCGACAATCCGCTGCCCGCCCCGGGGCGGGATGGGGCCTCCCAGGGCGGGCTGGGCATGGCCCAGGCCAACGTGGCCGAGCGGTTACGCCACGCGTTTGGCACCACCGCGGAGCTGCTGACGGCGACGGACGCAGAGCGGTACCGTGTCTGCCTCCATCTGCCGTACCGGCCGGTGGGCGCCGGAACACAGGGAGGCAGTGACGGAGAGAGCGATGCGCATCCTCATCGTCGATGA
- a CDS encoding LytTR family DNA-binding domain-containing protein, producing the protein MRILIVDDEAPARERLAQQVSDLGGHEVVAGASDGDEAIRLARKHQPDVVLMDIRMPGTDGVAAARALADADAPPAVIFVTAYGEHALAAFDAQAVDYLVKPVRRQRLQQALERACRVTRPQLEALGTQGGSGEGPRGHILCRRRGVLELLPVADIHYLRADNKYVSVCHTGGEDLIEESLRQLEDEFNGWFVRIHRNALVARDRLGRLEKDGAGRYCLALRGLTARLEVSRRHVSHVKELLESMGQPSG; encoded by the coding sequence ATGCGCATCCTCATCGTCGATGACGAAGCCCCGGCTCGCGAACGGCTGGCACAGCAGGTGTCCGACCTGGGCGGGCACGAGGTGGTGGCCGGCGCCAGCGACGGCGACGAGGCCATCCGCCTGGCCCGCAAGCACCAGCCGGACGTGGTGCTCATGGACATCCGTATGCCCGGCACCGACGGCGTCGCCGCCGCCCGCGCTCTGGCGGATGCTGATGCGCCACCGGCGGTGATCTTTGTCACCGCATACGGCGAACACGCTCTGGCCGCCTTCGATGCCCAGGCGGTGGACTACCTGGTCAAGCCCGTGCGACGCCAGCGCCTGCAGCAGGCACTTGAACGCGCCTGCCGGGTCACCCGGCCGCAGTTGGAGGCCCTGGGTACCCAGGGCGGCAGCGGCGAGGGGCCCCGGGGCCACATTCTCTGCCGGCGTCGGGGGGTGCTGGAGCTCCTGCCGGTGGCGGATATCCACTACCTCCGGGCCGATAACAAGTATGTCAGTGTCTGCCATACCGGTGGCGAAGACCTGATCGAGGAATCCCTGCGCCAGCTGGAAGACGAGTTCAACGGCTGGTTCGTGCGCATTCACCGCAATGCCCTGGTGGCCCGGGACCGGCTCGGGCGGCTCGAGAAGGACGGCGCCGGCCGCTACTGCCTGGCGCTCCGTGGGCTGACCGCCCGGCTTGAAGTCAGTCGCCGGCACGTCAGTCACGTCAAGGAGCTGCTTGAGTCCATGGGCCAGCCATCGGGCTGA
- the hemC gene encoding hydroxymethylbilane synthase, translated as MSVETLRIATRKSPLAVWQAEHVAERLQAAHPGLNVELVRMSTRGDRILDAPLARIGGKGLFLKELEEGLLDGRADIAVHSMKDVPAAITPDLHLPVIPERADPRDAFLSVHYTSLSDIPEGGLVGSASLRRQCQIRAARPDLRVETLRGSVNTRLAKLDEGQFDAIILAASGLQRLQMEARITRTLPPEESLPAVGQGALGIQCRTGDDVVERLIAPLDHQHSHIRVAAERAMNRELEGSCQVPFGAYAELDGDRLRLRGLVGSPDGSEVVRGEITGTAAEADTLGTALGRDLLDRGAREILTRLFAEDEAH; from the coding sequence ATGTCCGTCGAGACGCTGCGTATTGCCACTCGTAAATCACCCCTCGCCGTGTGGCAGGCCGAGCACGTTGCCGAACGGCTGCAGGCGGCGCATCCCGGGCTGAACGTCGAGCTTGTGCGCATGAGTACGCGCGGTGATCGCATCCTTGATGCGCCGTTGGCGCGCATCGGCGGCAAGGGATTGTTTCTCAAGGAGCTGGAAGAGGGGCTTCTGGACGGGCGTGCCGATATCGCCGTGCACTCCATGAAGGATGTCCCCGCCGCCATCACCCCCGACCTCCATCTGCCGGTGATTCCCGAGCGGGCGGATCCCCGTGATGCCTTTCTCTCCGTACACTACACCAGCCTGTCCGACATCCCCGAAGGCGGCCTTGTGGGGAGTGCCAGTCTGCGTCGCCAGTGCCAGATCCGCGCGGCGCGGCCCGATCTGCGGGTCGAGACCTTGCGAGGCAGCGTGAATACCCGGCTGGCAAAGCTCGATGAAGGTCAGTTCGACGCCATCATTCTCGCCGCATCCGGCCTCCAGCGCCTGCAGATGGAGGCGCGCATCACACGCACCCTGCCGCCGGAGGAAAGCCTGCCCGCCGTGGGCCAGGGAGCGCTGGGGATCCAGTGCCGCACGGGCGACGATGTGGTGGAGCGGTTGATCGCACCGCTGGATCATCAGCACAGCCATATCCGCGTTGCTGCGGAGCGGGCCATGAACCGGGAGCTTGAAGGCAGTTGTCAGGTGCCCTTCGGCGCCTACGCCGAACTGGATGGTGACCGCCTGCGTCTGCGAGGCCTGGTGGGTTCACCGGATGGCAGCGAGGTTGTCCGGGGGGAAATCACCGGCACCGCCGCCGAGGCCGACACCCTGGGAACCGCTCTCGGAAGGGATCTTCTTGATCGCGGCGCCCGCGAGATCCTCACGCGGCTGTTCGCCGAGGACGAGGCCCACTGA
- a CDS encoding uroporphyrinogen-III synthase, with protein sequence MSAGDGELAGVGVLVTRPAHQAEPLCAELERRGATVTRFPVLAIGPPEDPAARDQGIQRLAVMDWVIFVSPNAVHALLGRLHELGCAWPTGVRTAGVGAGTAAALEEWGLHVDCVPDTGFDSESLLVQPAFRQMTGRRTMLVRGDGGREILRQTLETRGAEVDVVTAYRRLRPATDPAVLDAAWAGGALDVAVVTSSTALDNLLTLAGPRRRERLLATGLVVISERVAARASGLGFANGIVAIEGTSAAAMSDAVARWANENRRQANP encoded by the coding sequence GTGTCCGCGGGCGACGGCGAGCTCGCCGGCGTGGGTGTGCTGGTGACACGGCCGGCGCACCAGGCCGAGCCCCTGTGCGCCGAACTGGAACGGCGGGGCGCCACCGTCACCCGTTTTCCGGTGCTGGCAATCGGTCCGCCCGAGGACCCGGCAGCCAGGGATCAGGGAATCCAGCGGCTGGCCGTGATGGACTGGGTCATTTTTGTCAGCCCCAATGCTGTGCATGCCCTGCTCGGTCGCCTGCATGAACTGGGTTGCGCCTGGCCAACCGGCGTGCGCACCGCCGGAGTCGGTGCCGGTACCGCCGCGGCGCTGGAAGAGTGGGGGCTGCATGTGGACTGTGTGCCGGATACTGGATTCGACAGTGAATCCCTGCTGGTGCAGCCGGCGTTCCGGCAGATGACCGGGCGGCGGACTATGCTGGTGCGAGGCGACGGTGGGCGGGAGATTCTGCGGCAAACCCTGGAGACGCGTGGCGCCGAGGTCGATGTGGTGACCGCGTACCGTCGCCTGCGGCCCGCCACGGACCCGGCGGTGCTGGACGCTGCATGGGCAGGCGGGGCGCTGGATGTGGCTGTGGTGACCAGCAGTACTGCGTTGGATAACCTGCTCACGCTGGCCGGGCCGCGGCGCCGTGAGCGCTTGCTTGCCACTGGCCTGGTGGTGATCAGCGAGCGTGTTGCCGCCCGGGCCTCGGGGCTTGGGTTCGCTAATGGTATTGTTGCAATAGAAGGCACCAGCGCAGCGGCCATGAGTGATGCCGTGGCCCGCTGGGCGAACGAAAACCGGAGACAGGCCAACCCATGA
- a CDS encoding uroporphyrinogen-III C-methyltransferase — translation MTDPSRNNDKPDEPSTESTVDESTRPQAETAAAESDAVTPEGGQGNGGAPVPATGAADGGDGGNRRALTTATVALIVALLVLVAVAVGGWWLWDRLQALEDASDEYAERMEVAELREQLSSRDERLTGRVDNLSEEHASHVRSLARAEESMETIRESQRRADEQMDRIEELAAAHRDDWIHAEAAYLYGIARYRTRFHGDVDGALQALKEADRLLEELGGETVEQRQAVADAINALLDVRRPDREGMAGDLRGLIRAIDTWPLKQPERRVETGEVPRQREAELDSLEGWADAGVRAWEQFREAIGSLVVVRRDEAPPRLMAPEESHYLRENLRLKLLTARLALLDGETAIYRDSLADVEDWLERHFETDDDSVREALSTVRDLRDARLTADLPDLGEILPDHRAPARGATREDAE, via the coding sequence ATGACTGATCCTTCCAGGAACAACGACAAACCGGATGAACCGTCAACGGAGAGCACCGTCGACGAATCCACGCGGCCGCAGGCAGAGACAGCCGCCGCTGAGAGCGACGCGGTCACGCCGGAAGGTGGCCAGGGCAATGGTGGTGCCCCGGTGCCCGCCACCGGCGCTGCAGATGGCGGTGACGGTGGCAATCGCCGTGCACTGACCACGGCGACGGTGGCCTTGATCGTGGCGCTGCTGGTGCTGGTGGCCGTTGCTGTCGGCGGCTGGTGGCTCTGGGATCGGCTGCAGGCCCTGGAGGACGCCAGCGACGAGTATGCCGAGCGCATGGAAGTCGCCGAGCTGCGGGAACAGCTGAGCAGCCGCGACGAGCGGCTCACTGGCCGGGTGGACAACCTTTCCGAGGAGCATGCCAGCCACGTTCGCTCGCTGGCTCGGGCCGAGGAGAGCATGGAGACCATCCGCGAAAGCCAGCGGCGGGCGGATGAGCAGATGGACCGGATCGAAGAGCTGGCCGCTGCGCACCGGGACGACTGGATCCACGCCGAGGCCGCCTACCTCTACGGCATCGCGCGGTACCGCACCCGTTTCCATGGTGACGTGGACGGCGCCCTGCAGGCCCTGAAGGAGGCGGACAGGCTGCTGGAGGAACTCGGCGGTGAGACCGTCGAGCAACGCCAGGCTGTCGCCGATGCCATCAATGCCCTGCTCGACGTGCGCCGCCCCGACCGCGAAGGCATGGCCGGAGACCTCCGTGGTCTGATCAGGGCGATCGATACCTGGCCTCTGAAACAGCCCGAACGGCGGGTGGAAACCGGCGAGGTCCCGCGCCAGCGCGAAGCAGAGCTGGACTCCCTGGAAGGCTGGGCCGATGCCGGCGTCCGCGCCTGGGAGCAGTTCCGTGAGGCCATTGGTTCGCTGGTGGTGGTGCGTCGGGACGAGGCGCCACCGCGCCTCATGGCACCCGAGGAGAGCCACTACCTGCGCGAGAATCTGCGGTTGAAACTGCTCACCGCGAGGCTGGCGCTGCTCGACGGCGAGACGGCGATCTACCGCGACAGCCTCGCGGATGTGGAGGATTGGCTGGAGCGTCACTTCGAGACCGACGACGACAGCGTGCGCGAGGCCCTGAGCACGGTTCGGGATCTGCGTGATGCCCGTCTGACCGCGGACCTGCCGGACCTTGGCGAGATCCTGCCGGATCACAGGGCACCGGCTCGGGGCGCGACCAGGGAGGATGCTGAATGA
- a CDS encoding heme biosynthesis HemY N-terminal domain-containing protein, translating into MKRLFVILVILFASAAAAIWFHEQSGYVLVSVGGTAVETSLFFAVGAVVVAVIAVLVVVGVLRRAGSMPRNMRRWMAERRAGRARGRLVRGLARLAEGNYQQAERSLIQSVDASETPVLHYLSAAWAAHRSGADGRRDSYLALADKADPDARLAIGLLQAQLYLEDEQWETAFATLNLLQERYPRHSRVLHLLVRACEVLGEWERVLDLLPRLRRHAEMDSARLQQLERKAAIGLLDQASRQSMDAVERAWARLPRHLNDDPEVLLAYADAALGNAPGSEQLEKRLRLALRGKWDPRYVDRYGRLQLDDPERPFNIAEGWLREHPEDPDLLLAVGRLAVRSRLWGRARSYLEACVARKPSAEASYLLADLLEHMGERDAARRAYRRAAEQAAGLQPLPELEHLRQPQPSEAGETREKSA; encoded by the coding sequence ATGAAACGCCTGTTCGTCATCCTCGTTATTCTGTTCGCCAGCGCCGCGGCGGCCATCTGGTTCCACGAGCAGTCCGGGTACGTGCTCGTCTCCGTCGGTGGCACTGCCGTGGAGACTAGCCTGTTCTTTGCCGTGGGTGCCGTCGTCGTTGCGGTCATCGCCGTGCTGGTGGTTGTCGGCGTGCTACGGCGTGCCGGTTCCATGCCCCGGAACATGCGCCGCTGGATGGCCGAGCGTCGCGCCGGACGTGCCCGCGGACGGCTGGTGCGTGGCCTGGCCCGGCTAGCCGAGGGCAACTACCAGCAGGCCGAGCGCTCGCTGATCCAATCCGTGGACGCCAGCGAAACGCCGGTGCTCCACTACCTGAGTGCGGCCTGGGCCGCCCACCGCTCCGGTGCCGACGGTCGCCGCGACAGCTACCTGGCCCTGGCCGACAAGGCCGATCCCGATGCGCGCCTGGCCATTGGGCTGCTGCAGGCCCAGCTGTACCTGGAAGACGAACAGTGGGAGACGGCGTTCGCGACCTTGAACCTGCTCCAGGAGCGGTATCCGCGGCATTCGCGGGTGCTGCACCTGCTGGTGCGCGCCTGTGAAGTGCTGGGTGAGTGGGAGCGGGTTCTGGATCTGCTGCCGCGTCTGCGCCGCCACGCGGAGATGGACTCGGCGCGGCTGCAGCAACTGGAGCGCAAGGCCGCCATCGGTCTGCTGGATCAGGCTTCGCGGCAGTCCATGGATGCCGTGGAACGCGCCTGGGCGCGGTTGCCGCGCCATCTCAACGACGACCCGGAGGTTCTCCTGGCGTATGCCGATGCCGCGCTCGGCAATGCACCGGGCAGCGAACAACTGGAGAAGCGCCTGCGCCTCGCCCTTCGCGGCAAATGGGATCCGCGCTACGTGGACCGCTACGGGCGCCTGCAGCTGGACGATCCCGAGCGGCCCTTCAACATTGCCGAGGGCTGGCTGCGCGAGCATCCGGAGGATCCGGACCTGCTCCTGGCAGTGGGCCGACTGGCCGTCCGCAGCCGCCTTTGGGGGCGGGCGCGCTCGTATCTGGAAGCCTGCGTTGCCCGCAAACCCAGTGCCGAGGCCTCCTACCTGCTGGCGGACCTGCTGGAACACATGGGCGAGCGTGATGCTGCCCGTCGTGCCTACCGGCGCGCCGCCGAACAGGCCGCCGGCCTGCAGCCGCTCCCCGAACTGGAGCATCTGCGCCAGCCGCAGCCCAGCGAGGCCGGGGAGACTCGCGAGAAGTCGGCGTAG
- a CDS encoding quinone oxidoreductase, translated as MAKAIVVQQTGGPENMAWEDVSVGEPGQGQALIRHTVVGLNFIDVYFRTGLYPPPQLPFTPGMEAAGVVEAVGPDVTHVAPGDRVAYAAGPPGAYCEQRVMAADRLVKVPDGISDETAAAMMLKGMTAWYLLRRTYPVKAGDTILIHAAAGGVGLIVCQWASHLGATVIGTVGNEEKAELARAHGCHHTINYNTEDFVQRVKELTGGVGLPVVYDSVGQATFDGSLDCLRPRGLMVTFGQSSGPVAPLNLGALAAKGSLFITRPTLFNYVAAREELENAAGELFDLVQKGVVTIEVNHRFPLKDAAEAHRALEGRRTTGSTVLTLD; from the coding sequence ATGGCCAAGGCAATCGTCGTTCAGCAAACCGGCGGCCCGGAGAACATGGCCTGGGAGGACGTCAGCGTCGGTGAGCCTGGTCAGGGACAGGCGTTGATCCGGCACACGGTAGTGGGGCTGAACTTCATCGACGTGTATTTCCGCACGGGCCTGTATCCGCCGCCGCAGCTGCCTTTCACCCCGGGCATGGAGGCGGCCGGCGTGGTGGAGGCCGTGGGCCCGGATGTGACCCACGTTGCGCCCGGTGACCGGGTCGCGTACGCGGCCGGCCCGCCGGGCGCCTACTGCGAACAGCGCGTCATGGCCGCGGACCGACTGGTGAAAGTGCCGGACGGCATCAGCGACGAGACCGCCGCCGCCATGATGCTCAAGGGCATGACGGCCTGGTATCTGCTGCGGCGCACCTACCCAGTGAAGGCCGGCGACACCATCCTGATCCATGCGGCGGCCGGCGGGGTGGGCCTGATTGTGTGCCAGTGGGCCAGCCACCTGGGGGCGACGGTGATCGGTACCGTGGGCAACGAGGAAAAGGCGGAACTCGCCCGCGCCCACGGTTGCCACCACACCATCAACTACAACACCGAGGATTTCGTGCAGCGGGTGAAGGAGCTGACCGGCGGCGTGGGCCTGCCGGTGGTCTACGACTCCGTGGGCCAGGCCACCTTTGACGGCTCCCTGGACTGCCTGCGGCCCCGCGGCCTGATGGTGACCTTCGGCCAGTCCTCGGGGCCGGTGGCACCGCTGAATCTGGGCGCCCTGGCGGCGAAGGGCTCGCTGTTCATCACCCGGCCGACGCTGTTCAACTACGTGGCCGCCCGCGAGGAGCTGGAAAACGCCGCAGGCGAACTGTTCGATCTGGTGCAGAAGGGGGTGGTGACCATCGAAGTCAATCACCGCTTCCCGCTGAAGGACGCTGCCGAAGCGCACCGGGCGCTGGAAGGACGCCGGACCACGGGGTCGACGGTGCTGACCCTGGACTGA